AGGAAATCGCCGACTTTTTGACTTCATTGGGCAATGTTCGTACTATAGTAGCCACTGATCTATACACTTATAGAATGGGTGTGGGTGCAAATATTCTGCCTGGAGAATACGTTCAGCTAAATATGGTAAAAACGAAAACAGGAAGTAATGCGGCGTATGAGAAACAAGTAGAAATTTTTATCAAGGTTGTAGAAGAATGTATCAAAGCAGGAAAATTAAAGGGATACAATCTATGGAAACGTACCTATGCTACTAATGTAGGAGGAGAAAGTAACTATACTGCCACTTTCACTTTTTCTTCATTGGATCAGGCACTCTCATGGGTGAGTGGTAAAACTAAATGGTCAGAAGAATTTAAGAAACTCTATCCAAAAGATGATTACAATGCTTTCAGTGCCAAGTTTAGTGAACTCAGAGACGTCGTTTCACAAGAGCTTTGGGAGTTAGTGGATATTACTGATTAAATAAGCAGATAAATCAGGCTTTGCATTTTGTAAAGCCTGATTTATTTAGTTGTATTGAATTGGTATAAGAAATAAAATAAGCGGAGCCGCAGGAAACTGAAGTCATCCAAATACCGACAGAATGTAGCGGCAGAATATATGGGAAGAATCTAATTTATACTGAATAAGATTCTAATTTATTGAATATGAATTTATCATTTTAAAAATTGTTTGATGGTAATTAGTTTGATGTAAATATTAAAAACGGATAGTATTTTATTTGCAATCAAGTGTTCAATTAAAACAAAATCAATAACCTGTAAAATCCTTAGCACCCAAAATATTCGTGTAGAATTCTGCACGATTAATTTTGCGGAATAGTGATTCAGTAATTATCATTGGCGAAATAACTAATCAGCTTAGAAATTTTGAACTAAGAAATGTTGTGACTGGTAAAATGAAAAACTATCACTGACCCACAATTTAAATATCAATATGCTTCCTACTCACATCAAAATGTGATTGACACAGTCTTTTTGTTAGCCTATATTTGTATTTTAATTTTGAGTTGAAATATTCTTCTTTGGCTTATGGGCGCTTATCTTACTTTGCGTATGAATTTTCGGGCAACCAAATATTGGCTATGGGCGTCAAAAAAAAGGTAGCAGCAGCCGTTTGGCCCGATTCTCAACAGAATGACAATTTAAATAAATTTTATAATGCTTATTAAACAAACAAAAATGAAAAAAGTAGGTATCATCGGAGGTTCGGGCTTTATTGGAAGCTATAACACCCAAAAGTTTTTAAATGAAGGATATAAGGTAAAAGTATCTACTACAGACCTTTCCAAAAAAGAAAAGTATGAACATCTGCTTAGCCTCAAAAATGCTGAGAATCTTGAAATTGCTCAATTGGACGTTGAAAACAAAAAGGAGCTCATTGATTTTTTGAAAGACTGTGAAATTGTCATTCATGGAGGAACCCCTTTCCAATTGGATGTACAAGACCTTCAAAAAGATCTGTTTGACCCGACAATCAAAGGAACAGAAAACTTTCTCGAAGCAGTTCTGAAGACACCTGCAATTGAGAAAGTCGTATTTATTGCATCAGTCGCTGCTTACAACACAAACTTCCCGTTTTTACCCGAAGGAAAAACGGAAGGTGACCAAATCACTGAAAATGATGAGCCTTTTATGAGCGAAGAAGGTATTCCTTATGCCCAGGCAAAGTTTATCGCCAATCAGACCGTCGATAAATTCATTGCAGACCACCCCAATTTAAGTTTTGAAATTACATCAGTTTCGCCGGTAGGTGTGATGGGGAAATCTTTATCAAACAGACAAGATTCCACCTCGACAGGAATACAATTTCTGTTTAAAAATAAAATTGCCCCAAATCCATTTATACAAATGATCTATGATGTGGATGTATTATGGGCATTGGTAGATGTTGAAGATGTTGCCGAAGCGATTTTTAAAGCTGCTACAACCAAAAACATACATAGTAAAAACTATCTCTTATCTGGTGAAAGTTACAGGGTATCGGATGTGACATTAATGCTCAACAATCAACCTCCACTTGGCAAGCCTGTGATTGTTTATAGTTCAGATTTAGCAACCAAAGACTTGGGAATTGAGTTTAAACCTGTGAACATCCCTTTAAATAACTATTCTTCCTGAGGACAGATAAATACGTTCGCAGCCAACAGCAGCTACAAGCAATCTGGGGTTTGGTACTACTATGAAAGCAAAGTGCTAAATCCAAAACGGTAACTGTATGGTGAAATAAAAAAAATTCGGGGTAAGCCAAAAACCGTCCCGATAGCTATCGTGTAGGTTAGATAAATAGATAATTCAAATGATGAAAAATTTAATGAATCACTTGACCTTAATCGGGATGATAGTTGTATTGACATCCACATTTCAAAGTTGTGACCAAAAGGGAAAAGCAGTCGGTGATAAATTTGATGAACCGGAATATTTTTTACTTCGACCAGAAGTTGAAAAAGCATATGATTATTCACACGCTGTAAAAATTGGTAACAGTATTAAAGTTTCAGGTGCAGTAAAGAACAAATCATAAAAATTTAATTTAGTATGATTCCAAAGTTTTTCATTTTTGATCAAATAAAGATATTATCAGCAATTCTGACTTTTTGTTCCATGGTTTTAATGGCTCAAGGTCAAATGGTAAAGTCTGATAATGAAATACAAGGAAGGATTTTAAATGACAATTTTGCCCCTGTGGCTTTTGCAACAATTGCACTTGTGACACTTGATTCTATCCCAAAGTATGGAGAAATAAGTAATGAAACAGGTGAATTTGTGATTTCAAATATTACTCCCGGTTCTTACAGGCTAATGATTCAGCATCTTGAGTATGAGAAATACTATACCGATGTCTTTTATTTAATGGCAAATGAAAAAACAGAATATCCAGACATAACGCTCAAATCTGCTTCTATTAATCTCGATGAAGTAGTCGTCACTGGCAGAAAAGCACTGATCGAAATTCAGGCTGATAAAATCGTTTTTAATGTAGCGAGCAGTCCCAGTGCATCGGGAACAAATGCTTTGGATCTCCTTAGGAAATCTCCGGGAGTCACCGTAGATATGGACAATAATATTGCACTTCAAGGCAAGGGTGGTGTGCAGATTTATATCAATGGCATCCAGTCCAGACTTTCCGGTAATGATCTGGCAACTATGCTGGAAAGTATGACATCAGACAATATTGAAGCCATTGAGATTATCACAAATCCTTCTTCCCGATATGATGCGGAAGGTAATGCCGGCATCATCAATATCCGATTGAAGCGGAATGCATCATCAGGATTTAACGGAAATGTCAC
The genomic region above belongs to Saprospiraceae bacterium and contains:
- a CDS encoding NAD-dependent epimerase/dehydratase family protein, with protein sequence MKKVGIIGGSGFIGSYNTQKFLNEGYKVKVSTTDLSKKEKYEHLLSLKNAENLEIAQLDVENKKELIDFLKDCEIVIHGGTPFQLDVQDLQKDLFDPTIKGTENFLEAVLKTPAIEKVVFIASVAAYNTNFPFLPEGKTEGDQITENDEPFMSEEGIPYAQAKFIANQTVDKFIADHPNLSFEITSVSPVGVMGKSLSNRQDSTSTGIQFLFKNKIAPNPFIQMIYDVDVLWALVDVEDVAEAIFKAATTKNIHSKNYLLSGESYRVSDVTLMLNNQPPLGKPVIVYSSDLATKDLGIEFKPVNIPLNNYSS